From Rhizobium tumorigenes, the proteins below share one genomic window:
- a CDS encoding DUF4150 domain-containing protein: protein MADDEDSPATPDPEPIEWVRIDTNADRWKQFPGQVEQKADTPPPTAANPPPPEFIPSDSMALAICLSPDVCKSPENPVPYMSWGKASDSLNYSPDVRSNGLFIKRQDSKFSCCYGDEPGVGLGCKSQTVGDVVEPVTSSGIVRANGIWVQRHNDRCTLNNGNTEGEYVHVKSTDVHAAPSSTDHQDKAWYEKAWEWSGDKLSQANKAVWDFDNSHYKVVTRGIAAVGVVGSAFEGAAGLALATGGGAASATGVGAAPGIPAMAGGALLVGNAVDNGQANLKTLWTGEFQQTNLQKIAGSAARAAGASPETAEGVENVTGMTQAIGGGFGAAAATMKTAAEGAHVASTIGRTEARTEGSQAAEDAAKTAKSEVDGSQGARSTKEELEPPKKKLTKEEYKKLRSKTPNQRIRDAVNESQPKATPENPVDDPWLPGKQRTQSLEADHIVSMKEITQMDGFADLSPENQLKVLNNPDNFTGLSKSANASKGAKSFEDWTTYGQGGDQITVNTKLRQQMIDRSTTLRPQLQQQINELNSTQR, encoded by the coding sequence ATGGCAGACGATGAGGACTCGCCGGCGACGCCAGATCCGGAGCCCATAGAATGGGTCCGCATCGACACAAATGCCGATCGATGGAAGCAGTTTCCAGGGCAGGTCGAACAGAAAGCCGACACGCCGCCGCCTACGGCGGCTAATCCTCCTCCGCCGGAGTTCATACCGAGCGATAGTATGGCACTCGCAATCTGCCTGTCGCCGGACGTCTGTAAGTCGCCGGAGAACCCCGTGCCGTATATGTCATGGGGCAAGGCTTCTGACAGTTTGAACTACTCTCCTGATGTGCGCTCGAACGGGTTGTTCATCAAGCGCCAGGACTCCAAATTTTCTTGCTGTTACGGGGATGAGCCAGGCGTCGGCCTCGGGTGTAAGTCACAAACCGTCGGCGACGTAGTTGAGCCGGTAACCTCTTCGGGAATAGTTCGCGCAAACGGCATCTGGGTGCAAAGGCACAACGATCGCTGCACGCTAAATAACGGTAACACTGAAGGTGAATATGTCCATGTGAAGTCAACAGATGTTCACGCTGCCCCAAGTTCGACAGATCATCAGGACAAGGCTTGGTACGAGAAAGCTTGGGAATGGTCCGGCGACAAGCTTTCTCAAGCCAATAAAGCAGTCTGGGATTTCGACAATAGCCACTACAAAGTCGTAACCCGAGGTATTGCCGCTGTCGGTGTGGTCGGTTCCGCCTTCGAAGGAGCAGCAGGGTTGGCACTGGCTACTGGGGGTGGTGCGGCCAGTGCAACTGGAGTGGGGGCTGCTCCAGGAATACCAGCCATGGCTGGTGGAGCGTTGCTTGTCGGAAACGCCGTGGACAATGGCCAGGCGAATTTAAAGACCCTGTGGACGGGCGAGTTTCAGCAAACCAACTTACAGAAAATTGCCGGCAGTGCCGCACGTGCAGCGGGGGCATCTCCTGAAACGGCTGAAGGGGTAGAAAATGTAACCGGAATGACGCAAGCGATTGGCGGTGGCTTTGGCGCAGCGGCTGCCACGATGAAAACGGCGGCTGAAGGTGCGCATGTAGCCTCGACTATCGGACGAACAGAAGCACGGACGGAAGGTAGTCAAGCCGCAGAGGATGCGGCCAAGACGGCAAAATCTGAGGTTGATGGCTCCCAAGGGGCCAGAAGTACGAAGGAAGAGCTGGAGCCACCCAAGAAAAAGCTAACGAAGGAGGAATACAAAAAGCTAAGGAGCAAAACGCCAAATCAACGGATTCGCGATGCCGTCAATGAAAGTCAGCCAAAAGCAACGCCGGAAAACCCGGTCGATGATCCGTGGCTGCCAGGGAAGCAGCGCACCCAGTCGCTAGAGGCGGACCATATCGTTTCGATGAAGGAAATTACGCAGATGGATGGGTTTGCTGATCTATCTCCTGAAAATCAGCTTAAGGTTTTGAATAACCCAGATAATTTCACTGGCCTTAGTAAGTCAGCCAATGCATCGAAAGGCGCAAAATCATTTGAAGATTGGACAACTTACGGTCAGGGTGGCGATCAGATCACCGTCAACACCAAGCTCCGCCAACAAATGATTGACCGGTCGACTACGTTGCGACCTCAGTTGCAACAACAGATAAATGAGCTAAACTCAACACAACGATAG
- a CDS encoding DUF2169 family type VI secretion system accessory protein, whose amino-acid sequence MGVVVARGTFKLAVSGPLALDDKQRPLVMSDTYDGDPHKSPQMACTDLAPFKPGTDVTFIGAAFPPDGQASSSWTCGIKVGPVGRRLRVHGPRVWRARTRKAWRGLIDRDKEERLDGWDLTEGKAVDYVPIDWRLAFGGRSEGGEVCERNPVGIGIVDEDRFREQREWPAPQIEDADQPIRNVKDRLAPAGLGPISPFWKDRLSRAGTYDDVWLKERHPLLPTDFDFSFWQAAPTGLVSQTHFIGDEAFELDHLLPGREVLRGRLPDIRLQIDVDQGNGPLKGPMVLDGVHFDLRPGVGRVFLTWRCGFPWPERTGLPKMSIVDMPEGVA is encoded by the coding sequence ATGGGCGTGGTTGTGGCGCGCGGAACGTTCAAGCTGGCGGTCAGCGGCCCGCTCGCTTTGGACGATAAGCAACGTCCGCTTGTCATGTCTGATACTTATGATGGCGATCCACACAAGTCGCCGCAGATGGCCTGCACAGACCTAGCGCCTTTCAAGCCGGGCACCGACGTGACCTTCATCGGGGCGGCCTTTCCGCCTGACGGACAAGCCTCGTCCTCATGGACCTGCGGCATCAAGGTCGGCCCCGTGGGACGGCGGTTGCGTGTTCATGGACCTCGCGTCTGGCGGGCACGGACCCGTAAGGCCTGGCGCGGCCTTATTGATCGCGACAAGGAAGAAAGGCTGGACGGCTGGGATTTGACCGAGGGTAAGGCGGTTGACTATGTCCCGATCGACTGGCGATTGGCATTCGGCGGGCGGAGCGAGGGTGGTGAAGTTTGCGAGCGCAACCCTGTCGGCATCGGCATAGTCGATGAAGATCGCTTCCGTGAACAGCGGGAGTGGCCCGCTCCGCAGATAGAAGATGCAGATCAACCGATCCGTAATGTCAAAGACCGCTTGGCACCTGCCGGTCTAGGGCCGATATCGCCCTTCTGGAAGGATCGCTTATCTCGTGCTGGCACCTATGACGATGTCTGGCTTAAGGAACGGCATCCGCTCTTGCCCACAGATTTCGATTTTTCCTTCTGGCAGGCCGCTCCGACGGGCCTGGTGAGCCAGACCCATTTCATTGGTGATGAGGCATTCGAGCTGGATCATCTTCTGCCGGGACGCGAAGTACTTCGCGGACGCCTCCCCGACATCAGGCTGCAGATAGATGTCGATCAGGGAAACGGCCCCTTGAAAGGCCCCATGGTGCTCGACGGCGTTCATTTTGATCTGCGCCCGGGCGTCGGCCGTGTGTTCCTCACATGGCGCTGCGGATTTCCCTGGCCAGAGCGGACCGGCCTACCGAAAATGAGCATTGTCGATATGCCGGAGGGTGTGGCCTGA